The Vitis vinifera cultivar Pinot Noir 40024 chromosome 3, ASM3070453v1 region TATAACAGATTATGTTAGGGCATATAGATGGTAAGTAaatatttcctatattttttacATCTATACGCCCTAACATAATCTGTTGTTAGAATTTAGGGATCAATCAATTCCTTTGCACCTAGAAAGAATGTTTCTATTGGGCAAATTGACCAATTGGCACACACCATCTCAGTAACTCATTTACTGCTTCAATCTAAAGCAgctcattctctttttcaatgTAACTTTTAAGTTGcccaatatattcttgatctccatTCAAGTATCTTTTCATTATACAGGCACCTAGAACATCCCAGGCAAGTTTAGTGAAGGGACGTTCTCAAGCTAATGCTGTTGCACAGCAAGCGTTGATTGCTCATTGGCAAAGCATTGTGAAAAGCCTGAATTATTACTTGAAGATAATGAAAGCAAACCATGTAAGTGTCACCGTCCGAAATATAAGGTCAAAAActgattgtttttcttcttaCAACAGTACCTCATTTGTTGGTTATTGTGACTGTACAGGTTCCGCCATTCCTAGTCCGCAAGGTGTTCACTCAGatattttcattcatcaatGTTCAGTTATTCAACAGGTAAGTGCACTCAAACATGGCTTTTTTCTTATGATCCCAATTGCTTTGATTATGTAATACACGTGTAAGTGgcatttttaaattcatttttgcaGTCTCCTTTTGAGGCGTGAATGCTGCTCATTCAGCAATGGGGAGTTTGTTAAGACAGGATTGGCTGAGTTAGAAAACTGGTGCCATGAAGCAACCGAAGAGGTGAGATTAATTACTCCTCTGTAACCTTTACACGTTGCTGTCTTTAAAATGTGGCCTAATATCTGCTTTATATTCAGTATGCTGGCTCAGCTTGGGGTGAACTGAGGCATATCAGACAAGCAGTTGGATTCCTGGTTTTATATAGGACTCAAACAGGATTCAGCAAGTTAGAGAAAAGAACTGAAAGTACTTCTCTCAGTGGTTCAAAATCATCCTAGTAAATGAAGACAACTAACACCTGTGATTTATTTCTGAAGCAATTACAGAGAATAGGAAAGGATTGAACTTGATTATGAATCTCTCAGGATGGTTCCACAAGGGTTGAATCCAatgcaacattttttttccatatatctATAAAAGATCTCTGCCTTTGTCACATTTATATGCCTCTTCAAGCTCTTTCATATGGGATAGTACTAATAATGCATTTCTTGAATACACATTCTTTAGACAGATAGTGGTGCCTCTGAGTATCAAACAATAAGAATTTATCTATTctgtaattataaaaaattctttaagcTATATGCTTATAACTGTGAAAATAATAGATGAGAGATGCGGAATTTCCTGATTGCCAATAAAACAAGCTTCACATATTTGCATGTGCAAATCTTTCATGTGTATCAATATGCACTGTCTtactaaaattaaattagacTTTCATGAGTGAACTAAGATATTAAATCCATTAAATCACCCTGGTAGGAGTTTTCaactatttatattttcaatgctTCATAAGAATCATTGCTTACGTTAGCTCCAGCAGAAATGTGATGATATAGAGGCTTTTCGCCATCAGGCAGAACCCCTGTTTAGTACATACATAAATCAAGACTGTGTTGAGTATCCTAAGCAAGTGTCTTTAATGACTGGCAACAAACCTAGTTATCACCACATCAACAGTCCACTTCTGAATCTTAAATATCAGCTAAATAATCAATCGTACACCT contains the following coding sequences:
- the LOC100853701 gene encoding myosin-17, which codes for MKANHVPPFLVRKVFTQIFSFINVQLFNSLLLRRECCSFSNGEFVKTGLAELENWCHEATEEYAGSAWGELRHIRQAVGFLVLYRTQTGFSKLEKRTESTSLSGSKSS